CCATGGTCCGGCCATCTATTCTGGACAGCTGTCGAAGCCGCAACGCTGGGCGGCGCACGTGGACTCGGGCGCGAAGACATCGGCCGCATCGCCGTGGGAGCCAAGGCGGACCTCACCAGCGTCGATGTCAGTGGCCTGCTCGTCGGTGTTGGAACTGTTCCCCGCGAACCCTTGAACCACCTCATGTATGCCAACGGCCTCTCCGTCAGAAACGTCATGACTGATGGCCAATGGCAGGTGGCGCAACGGCGCGCTAACAATCGTCGACGAGGCGCGCCTGGTGCGCGACGCTGGCAAGGTCGTCCAGAGAATCTGGGACCAGATGGACGCGGACGGGGTTTTTGTAGACGAGCCCCGGAGCGACCTCGTGCCCGCTGCATCCGGTCACGTGTAGGGCACGGATACGCCCTGGTTTCGCGGCGTGAGCCACCGAGTCGACCGTTCGCCTATTTTTTCTTTTTGCTCATCCTCTGTACCATTCAACGAATTTGGAGTCATATCAATGAAGAACAATGCTCCCCGGGTACCAACCCTCTGGCGCAAGCTCATGGCGGCCGCAGTGCTGAGCACCGTGATAGCCGGCACAGCAGCGTGCGGAGGACCGGCACAGACGGCGTCCCACTCCGGCATCAAACGGCAACGCTCCCTTGGCCGCCCTGGTGCCGGCCAGCATCAGAGCCAAGGCACGATCGTCGTGGAACCCAACCCGATTTTGAACCGGCCGATTTCACACCCATCGGCGAAAACGGTGTCAAGGGTTTCAATATTGACCTCATGGATGCGATGGCCGCCAAACTGGGGTTGAAAGTCACCTACCAGAAAGTGCCATTCGACCAACTACTCGTCGGTGTACAGACCGGCAAATTCGACGCTTCGATTGCCGGCATGACGGACCGCAAGCAACGCCAGGCAAATGTTGACTTTGTCGACTACCAGGTTGCCGGAACGGTCTTCATGGTGGCCAAAGGTAACCCAAAGAACATCACCGGAGACGCCAATGGTGGCTGCGGTATTAAGATCGGCGGCGTTAAAGGCAACGATGACGAGCGACTGGTCGGCCTGATGGCAGCGGCGTGCACCGCGGAGGGCAAGCCGGCCCCGGAGTTGGTCACGTTCCCCACAGGCAGCGACAAGAACCTGGCGCTCACCTCCGGCCGTGTTGATGCCATTTTCTGGCCTGATATGGCGGTCCTCGGTGATCCAACGCGAGACCGGTGGAAAGCTTGAATCCGTGCCCGTGAATTTCGAGCCGAAGGTTTACCTCGGGATGATCTTCGACAAGAAGAATGCTCAGCTGCGCGATGCGTTCCTGAAGGCAACGGAGGCAATGCATGCCGACGGCAGCTACGACGCAATCCTGAAGAAGTGGGACGTCGCAGTCATCAACCTGCCCAAGCCCGGCGTCAATCTGGCCACGTCATAATCCATCCGGAGGGCGGGCGGCTATACAAACCAGCAAGCCCTCCGGATTCCCAATCGCAAAATAGGACAGGTTCATGATAATTTTCTCGAACGATATTTCCTGGGGTGGCATCCGACATGACAGTTAAGAGCATCCGCATCCGACAGGAGCCGGGAATTGCAGGAGAGACCCCGGAATTTATTTCCCCCGGCCCGGCTTTGGGCAGCCCAGTCCCCGGCATCAAGGCCAGACGCCGGAAGCCATATGGGCAATGGGCTTCAGGGGTCCTGATCCTGGCCGTTGCCGGAGCCTTTGTTTGGTCCCAGGCGGGAAACCAGAACCTGGACTGGGCAAGCGTCGGACAGTTCATGTTCCACCCGCAATACTCAGCGGAGTCGTCGTCACACTCGAGCTATCCGTCTTTTCGATGGTGATTTCCGTAGTGCTGGCGTTCGGTATTGCACTGATGTGCCAGAGCAGGAACCGGTTCACAGCGGCAGTGGGTCAGATCTACGTGTGGTTCTTTCGTGGAGTCCCACTTCTGGTCCAGATACTCATTTGGTTCAATCTGGCCGTTCTTTACCCCACCATTCTGGGAACGGACACTAATCAGCTGATCTCGGGGTTCACGGCAGGTCTATTTGCACTGTCGCTGGCCGAGTCGGGGTATATGGCCGAAATCATCCGTGGTGGCATACTCTCCGTCAACAAGGGGCAAACCGACGCCGGTCTCAGCATCGGACTCACCCGCGGGCAGACACTGCGACGCATCGTCATCCCACAGACCATTCGCGTCATTATTCCACCGACGGGCAACCAATTCATTGGGTTACTCAAGGCCAGCTCCTTGGTTTCGGCCATCGGGGGAAGCGATTTGCTCACTCAAACCCAGCTCATTTATGGCCAGAATTTCAAGATAGTGCCGCTGCTCATTGTGGCCACCGCCTGGTACCTCATCCTCGTCAGTGTCGCCAGTGTGGGCCAGTACTTCCTCGAGCGCCGGTTCAACCCCGACGGTGCCGCGTCAGGACGGTCCGTTCGGCAGCTGCTCAAAAGAAACGTCCTGTTGCAGAAATTCTCCCCTTCCCCTCGAAAGGCGGTCCGGCCATGACGCCTTCCGCAACGAAGCAACCCCTGATGGTTGCTCACGACGTCCACAAATGGCTCGGCGGAAACCACATCCTGCGCGGCGTCGACATGACGGTCCAGCCGGGCGAAATCGTCTGTGTCCTGGGCCCCTCGGGTTCAGGAAAGAGCACGCTCCTTCGCTGCATCAATCACCTTGAGCGCATCGACTCCGGCACGGTGGAGGTCGGTGGCGAGCGTGTGGGCTACAGCCACCATAAGGGCGAATTATTCGAACACACCGAACGGGAGGCCGCCCGGATGCGACGCCAGATCGGGATGGTCTTCCAGCATTTCAATCTCTTCACGCATATGACCGTGCTGGAGAACGTCACTTACGGGCCCCGCCGCGTCCTCGGGCTGTCCAAGGCCGAGGCCATCACCCAGGGACGTGATTCATTGTCCAAGGTGGGACTGGCGGAGAAGGCCAAGGCGTACCCCGCGCAGCTCTCCGGCGGGCAACAACAACGCGTGGCCATTGCCCGGTCCCTGGCCATGAAACCAAAGCTGATGCTCTTCGACGAGCCCACCAGTGCTCTTGACCCGGAACTCGTTGGCGATGTTCTCACCGTCATGAAGCACGTCGCCGAAGAAGGCATGACCATGATTGTCGTCACCCATGAGATCGGGTTCGCCCGTGAGGTTGCCGACCGGGTCGTGTTCATGGATGAGGGGCGGGTTATTGAACACGGCCCGCAGCAACCGTGCTTGACAGCCCGCAACACGAGCGGACCGCGAACTTCCTCCGCCATGTCAAATGAGCGTTCATGGATGGCGTACGCCGGTCCATACATGAGAACCGAGGGGCCTGACTCGTCAGGAGGCGCTCCGGACTGCAACGGTAGGGCGGACTACCGCCTCGCCCGGTGCCTATACATCAGCCGATAGTCTGAGGACTCCGGGCCCAGCCCGTCCCGTCAGACCAGCAAAGAGGAGCCTTCAAGAGTGTCCACCTTGGAAACACCGCCCACCGCCGTTACCCCACAAAGTCGGCTAGAGATCCCGGGAACCCAGCCGGTGCCAGCTGCCCCTGCTGCCCGGTCCCTGACCATTTCGGCCTATACCAAGATCCGGGACCGGATCATCAGCGGAGAGCTGGCTCCGGGGACCTGGCTCCGGGAAAGGGAACTGTCCGCCGAGCTGAAGGTTTCACGGGTTCCCGTGAGGGAGGCTCTCTTTCAACTCGAAACGAACGGATTCACCACCACCGGACCCCGTCACGGAGCCGTCGTGAAGCAACTCACGATCCAGGACGTCAACGAAATCTTTGACATTCGCCTAAGCATTGAAGTATCAGCGGCAAGCCTCGCTGCCAGGCAGGTCGTCTCCGGTGCATGTACAGACAGTCTTCTAGAGGCACTGGCACTGGCGGAGGCCCTCGCATCCAGCGATGACGAGCACGGCAAGGCTCAAGCGAATGTGGCCATTCACGACGAGATATTCAAGCTGACCGGCAATGAGCTTCTGGTGTCGATGATCCGTCCGGTGGCCAATCGAATGCGGTGGCTCTTTGGGAACGCCGTACATCAGGATTCCGGACAACTTTGCCTGGAGCACAGGCAGCTTTGTGAAGCCATTTGTGAGGGGCAAGCCGAGCTCGCCTCAGCACTGGCCACGGCGCACATTGAACACAGCAGGAGGCCAGCCATATCCCAACTCGAAGGGAAGCTGCCGGCCCGGCGTTCGACCGAACCCCGGGAAACCCGGTGGGAGGGCAACTAGGCGGAGGTTTCCACCCTAAATGAGCCACGTCTGCTCCTCTACCTAACCCGATACCCCGCGCGGATGGCGACCAACGGCGCCCTTCCCCGGTACGCGCGCAACGATATCCCGCGATTTGACGTGCCAACGGACCACCGGCGTTGTTTGACCGCCGATCCCACCAACTACAAGAGGTGCCCATGACGCCCACTCTCACTGCTTCCATACTTGAAACATTGGTGGATTTGTGGTCGACCATCGCGGCCGTCGAACAGCGCCTCGGTGACATTGCGAGGGGTACCACCCACCAGCCAGGGCGCACCTCCCTCCATTTGCCGTCCTCCGATACCCGCTACCTCGTGATGTCCGGGCTGGCAGATGCCCGGACCCTGACGGCCGTAAAGCTCCTATTGGTCCTTCCCACGCACGTGACGGCAAGACTGCCGACTGAGCGTTCGAGCATTCTACACGCCGACCAATACACGGGTGAGACCCTGGCCCTGCTCGACGGCAGGGTGCCCACACGCATGCGCACTGCTGCGGCAAGCGCCGTCGCCAGCAAATATTTGGCCCGCCCAGCAAGCTCCACTCACGGCCTCCTTGGGGCCGGCGCCTTGGCCATCGCTCACGTGAAGGTAATGCTCCAGGTGCGTTCCATTGACACCGTGGTCCTGTGGTTCCATAGCGCCGCCGTGGAGTCTTTCAGTGCAAAAACCGCTCACAACTCCGTCAACGCCAGTTCGGCGTCGACTATCCAGGAGGTAGTGAAGTCGGCCGATGTGCTCTGCGCTCTGACCCCATCTGTGGAGCCTTTAGGCCGCGGCAAGTGGTTCCGACCAGGGCTCCACATCAACGCCGTCGGAGCCCGTCCCCGTCCAATCCACCGCGAAATCGACTCCGCTGGTATGGGCAGTTCCCAAGTGTTCGTAGACAGCATGGAAACAGCCGTGGAAAAACCCGGTGATATGACGAAGCCGCAGTCTCGATCAGAGACGTCCGCGGAGAACTCGGAGCGGTCGTCGCCGGCCAGCCGGCGGGGCGCAGCATCGACAAGGACATCACGCTGTCTAATTCCGTGGGCCTCGGCCTGCTCGACTTGGCCATCGGCCACGTGCTGTTCGATACCGCCGTCCGCCACAACTACAGACCCCACATCAACATGGCACAGCGAGGAGACTAACCGTGCGTGACAGGCACCGAGGTCGCAGAGGTCTGCCCGCCCCCAGCAAACGATCAACTACGGTGTGGGTCCTACTTGCCTTAGCGCTCGTTTCGATCAACCTGCGCCCGGCAATCACCACCGTCGCAGGCGTCATGGGGCAGCTCCACACCAGCTTCGGAATGGATCCCAACGTGCTGTCCGTGCTGGGTGCCCTGCCCGTGCTAGCTTTTGGAATCTCGGCGCCGTGCGGGCCCTGGCTCGCTCGCCGGCTTGGCGCCGGCCGGGCGGTGGCCGTGGCACTGCTGGTGCTCGCCGCTGCGCTTATCGTCCGTAGCCTGGTGCCTGTCCTGCTGCTCCCAGGAACCTTCCTGGCCGGTGCGGCAATCATGACTGCCAGCGTGCTGGTGCCGCAGATCGTCAAGGCCAACCGGGGGACCGGTTGGTGGATAGGGCTGTGCACCATGGGGTTCGGGCTGGGCGCCGCCTTGGGTGCTGGACTGGTGCAGCCCCTGCAGGACCTGATGGGTGGAAGCCTCGCCTGGGCGCTGGCCATCTGGGCAGTGCCGGCCCTGCTGGGTGCCGGGCTGATCCACCGCGCCGGTGGCGGACGACCGGACGCGGCCGGACCCGTACCGGCGGCGGGGGTCCACCCTGCAGGGGCGGGCGCGGTGCCGCTCCGGAGGCAGCGAACGGCGTGGGCTGTGACCACGTTCTTCGGGCTTCAGGCGCTGCTCTACTTCGCCATCACGTCGTGGCTTGCCGTTTTCCTCGTCTCGAAAGGCCTGGGGCCGGGCGGTGCAGCAGCGCTGCTGGCCTGGTTTAGTCTGGCTGGCTTGCCCGCAAGCCTGCTGGCCCCCGTGCTGGCTGGCCGGCCGGCCGTCTTGCGGATCATGGCGCCCGGGCTGGGCATGCTGGTGGCCCTCGCCCTCTTGGGCGTCCTCCTGGCCCCAGCAGAGCTGCAGCTGCCCATGGTGGGCATCCTGGGGGTTGTGCAGAGTGCCGGCTTCGGCCTGGCTATGGCGCTTGTTGTCATCCGCTCGGCGGGGCCGCAGACAGCGGGCAGACTATCTGCGATGAGCCAGGGGCTCGGCTTCGCCCTGGCCTCCCTGGGCCCACTGGGGGCCGGGCTGCTGCACGAAGCTACGGGCGGCTGGGAGGCCACGTTCTTCGCGTTGGCCGGGGTAGCCTTGCTCCTCGCGAGTGCCGGGTACTTTGCCGTGAGCGGGGCCTTGGTGTCCATGGAATCCGACGAGCCGGACTCTCGGATTCTGCCGGCCTACATCGGAAGTCGCTAGATGTACTTGCCAAGGGACATTAGCAACATGCGGCGCGGCTGAGCGACATGAACAAGACCACTGGGCGAGATAGAACTTGTGTAGAGGTCCATCGATTCAACCCAGAGGTGTTCTTCAGTTCTACGCAATTCAGTCGGGCAAATCTCAGTGCTGGTTGAAATGCGAGCCGTTTTGTGGGGGGAATACTTCGCCACGTTGATGGGACTATTTTGGCTCTTCAGAATCCACGGTGTAATTTCTGTCTGAATCCGCCGGATTCCAGTAATGATCTGGCGACGTAGTTGGTGAGGTTCCGGAGGCCTAGGGCTGAGCCTCGGTGGTGCTCTAGCCTCCCGTCAATTGTCTCGCTTGGGCCGCTGGAGGTACCGGGTCGGTCGAAGTAGGCGAGCACGTCCGTTGCCCGGCGTTTGAGTGTCCGCCCCAACGTTTTGAGTTCCGTGGGCCGGACTCCGGTGCTGAGGGGTCCAATCTCGGCCTGCATCTGTTTCTTTCCTTGGGCTCGGTCTAGTTCGCGGTCGGCGATGGTCATGCGTTGGTAGATGCCCCAGGTGGCTGCCACTTCACCATATGTACCCAGAGCTAAATGGTTTTTCAGTCGCTTTTGTTTTTTCTCGGTAAGCAACCCTCCGCCGCTATGAAGGGTTCGTCTGGCTTTGTAGAGCGGGTCGCCGGCACGTCCACGGTGCCCGGACGTTGTCTGTTGAACCCTGCGCCGGCACACATCCAGTGCGTCCCCGGCCAGGCGAGGCCGTCCCGCAAGCCGTTGGCGGATTCAACCGGTCGTTGCACCACCACCTTTGTTGTGAGGTGTGGTGCATGCATTCGAGGATGAATTCATCAAGAGGTCTTCTCTTTGTCACTCAGCCACGCCGCATGTCCCTAACGTCCCTGGGTAATACACCTAGTCCGTCCCTCTGCCGGATACGGTGAGAAGTCGTCCTCGCTCCTTGCTGCAGGCCACGTTGGGATTGATCGTGGAAACCGATTCTCCTGCCGGTGCCCGAGATTGGCATGGGTAGTGGCATCACCTTGGTGTGGTGCCACTACCCATGGATCGGACGTCTCTGTCGGCGGGTTCCGGTCCTGTGTTTCCCAGGGTTTCCGGGAGTTCGTTGAGAGAAGGATCCGGGTGGAGCAAGTGGCGATGAGCTCGTGATCTCACGTGAACGGGGTAATTCTTTTCGCTGGAGCACGATTCTCATCGTCGACGTTCGAGATGGGCTGTCGCTGACCACTTAGCTACTTGGTCTGCGCGACTTCTTAGTGGCCTGTGGCGGGTTTGTTCACGAGGGGGATTTCGCGGCCGTCGGCATCGAGGATCTTTCCATCTTCGCACCGGTCGCCGTCTTTGAGATGGGTCAGGATGGAGATATCGATTTGGCGGTCCGTGCCGGCGGCAAAGACCGACGGGTTCTCGGAGTTGCCGCGTTTGAGGTGGTTGAAGAGTAGGTTCAACAGGATCGCCATGAGGGCGGCGGAGCTGATGCCGGAGTGGAAGATCGTGGAGAACCAGGTGGGGAAGTCGTCGTAGAAGGTCGGTGAGGCGATCGGGAGCATTCCAAATCCGAGGGCGACCGCCACGATGATCAGGTTCATGTTGTTCTTGTAGTCGACAGTGGCGAGGGTGCGGATGCCGCTGGCGGCTACGGTGGCGAACAAAACGATGCCGGCGCCGCCCAGGACGGACATGGGAACCGCCGCGACGATCCGGCCCACGATCGGCAGCAGTCCCAGGGCAACCAGAATCACGCCGCCAGCCGAAACCACGAAACGGCTCTTAATGCCGGTAACGGCCACGAGCCCCACGTTTTGGGCGAAGGCGCTTTGGGTGAATGATCCAAAAATGGGAGAGACGATGCTGGAGGCCATGTCGGCGCGAAGGCCGGCGGCGATGCGCTTTGAGTCCACCTTGGTTCCAACGATCTCACCCACCGCTAAAATATCCGCCGTGGTTTCGGTCAGGATCACAAGCACGACAATGACCATGGAAATGATCCCAGCGATCTGGAACGTGGGCATCCCCAGATGGAACGGTGTTGGGAACGCGAAGAACGGACCGACGCCGACCTTGGAGAAGTCTGCCTTGCCAAGGATAACGGCCACAACCGTGCCAATGATCATGGCCAGCAGGATCGAGAGCCGGGAGATCGTGGCGTTACCCAGCTTGCTCAGCAACAACACGATGGCCAGTGTCCCAAAAGCGAGCAAGATATTGGAGGTGCTGCCATAGCCGGGAGCTTTGGCATTGCCACCCATCGCCCAGTTCGCTGCGACCGGCATGAGGGTCAGCCCGATCGTGGTGATGACGGTTCCGGTGACCACGGGTGGGAAGAATTTGACGATCTTTGAAAAGATGGGGGCGATCAGCAATCCTATTGCCGCGGAAACGATGACGGCACCGAAGACGGCCTGGATTCCACCGCCGCCGTTGACGATCGCCACCATCGTGGCCACCGACGCGAACGAGACCCCCTGGACCAGGGGGAGCTGGGAGCCGAAGAACGGCACGCCGAGCGTCTGCAGGAGCGTGGCAAGCCCGCCCATGAAAAGGGCTGCTGCGATGAGCAAACCAATGTCCTGCCTGTTCATCCCGGCGGCCTGGCCGATGATCAGGGGGACGGCGATGATGCCGCCGTACATGGTCAAAACATGCTGGAGGCCGTAGATGAAACTTGGCCCGATTCCGAGCCTCTTGTCCTCGGGACGAATG
The DNA window shown above is from Arthrobacter sp. ERGS1:01 and carries:
- a CDS encoding transporter substrate-binding domain-containing protein, which produces MPVNFEPKVYLGMIFDKKNAQLRDAFLKATEAMHADGSYDAILKKWDVAVINLPKPGVNLATS
- a CDS encoding amino acid ABC transporter permease — translated: MVISVVLAFGIALMCQSRNRFTAAVGQIYVWFFRGVPLLVQILIWFNLAVLYPTILGTDTNQLISGFTAGLFALSLAESGYMAEIIRGGILSVNKGQTDAGLSIGLTRGQTLRRIVIPQTIRVIIPPTGNQFIGLLKASSLVSAIGGSDLLTQTQLIYGQNFKIVPLLIVATAWYLILVSVASVGQYFLERRFNPDGAASGRSVRQLLKRNVLLQKFSPSPRKAVRP
- a CDS encoding GntR family transcriptional regulator, whose translation is MKQLTIQDVNEIFDIRLSIEVSAASLAARQVVSGACTDSLLEALALAEALASSDDEHGKAQANVAIHDEIFKLTGNELLVSMIRPVANRMRWLFGNAVHQDSGQLCLEHRQLCEAICEGQAELASALATAHIEHSRRPAISQLEGKLPARRSTEPRETRWEGN
- a CDS encoding MFS transporter translates to MWVLLALALVSINLRPAITTVAGVMGQLHTSFGMDPNVLSVLGALPVLAFGISAPCGPWLARRLGAGRAVAVALLVLAAALIVRSLVPVLLLPGTFLAGAAIMTASVLVPQIVKANRGTGWWIGLCTMGFGLGAALGAGLVQPLQDLMGGSLAWALAIWAVPALLGAGLIHRAGGGRPDAAGPVPAAGVHPAGAGAVPLRRQRTAWAVTTFFGLQALLYFAITSWLAVFLVSKGLGPGGAAALLAWFSLAGLPASLLAPVLAGRPAVLRIMAPGLGMLVALALLGVLLAPAELQLPMVGILGVVQSAGFGLAMALVVIRSAGPQTAGRLSAMSQGLGFALASLGPLGAGLLHEATGGWEATFFALAGVALLLASAGYFAVSGALVSMESDEPDSRILPAYIGSR
- a CDS encoding nucleobase:cation symporter-2 family protein, with protein sequence MTKIQAPSTEIIRPEDKRLGIGPSFIYGLQHVLTMYGGIIAVPLIIGQAAGMNRQDIGLLIAAALFMGGLATLLQTLGVPFFGSQLPLVQGVSFASVATMVAIVNGGGGIQAVFGAVIVSAAIGLLIAPIFSKIVKFFPPVVTGTVITTIGLTLMPVAANWAMGGNAKAPGYGSTSNILLAFGTLAIVLLLSKLGNATISRLSILLAMIIGTVVAVILGKADFSKVGVGPFFAFPTPFHLGMPTFQIAGIISMVIVVLVILTETTADILAVGEIVGTKVDSKRIAAGLRADMASSIVSPIFGSFTQSAFAQNVGLVAVTGIKSRFVVSAGGVILVALGLLPIVGRIVAAVPMSVLGGAGIVLFATVAASGIRTLATVDYKNNMNLIIVAVALGFGMLPIASPTFYDDFPTWFSTIFHSGISSAALMAILLNLLFNHLKRGNSENPSVFAAGTDRQIDISILTHLKDGDRCEDGKILDADGREIPLVNKPATGH